One genomic region from Ornithinicoccus hortensis encodes:
- a CDS encoding vitamin B12-dependent ribonucleotide reductase produces MTETAGARSRSRRGGKGLKIERIYTTPGVHPYDEVTWEKRDVVQQNWKTGETIFEQRGVEFPDFWSANASTIVTTKYFRGAVGTDARETGLKQLIDRVVLTYTAAGKEHGYFATDEDAEVFEHELTYALVHQIFSFNSPVWFNVGTKSPQQVSACFILSVDDSMDSILNWYKEEGFIFKGGSGAGLNLSRIRSSKELLSSGGTASGPVSFMRGADASAGTIKSGGATRRAAKMVVLDVDHPDIEEFIETKAREEDKIRALRDAGFDMDLGGADIVSVQYQNANNSVRVTDEFMKAVEDGSDFGLRSRMDGSVIDTVDARELFQKMAVAAWECADPGIQYDDTINDWHTNPETGRITASNPCSEYMSLDNSSCNLASLNLLKFLRDDNTFDVEKYQAVAELVITAMDISICFADFPTEPIGETTRNYRQLGIGYANLGALLMATGRGYDTEGGRSLAATLTSLLTGAAYKRSAELAAVVGPYAGYARNADAHKRVMRKHQAANDEIRTLHGMDADVHKAATKAWDAVVKVGEKNGYRNAQASVLAPTGTIGFMMDCDTTGIEPDFSLVKFKKLVGGGSMQIVNQTIPRALKILGYTEETIEAIVEFIADKGHVIDAPGLKPEHYEVFDCAMGARAIKPMGHVRMMAATQPFLSGAISKTVNLPESATVEEIADVYMQGWKLGLKALAVYRDNCKVGQPLSDGKKDEKKDDESIESEAKVEKVIEYRPVRKRLPKRRTSQTTSFAVGGAEGYLTAGTYDDGDLGEIFLKFGKQGSTLAGVMDAFSIAVSIGLQYGVPLETFVEKFTNLRFEPAGLTDDPDVRMAQSIMDYVFRRLALDYMDFDTRSFMGIHTAEERARELETGSYLADESGDEKESLEDELESYSQSPAPASKRQEKVEEIADQSGAGAASARVTEPTVHSSAELLEQFQGKSADAPICMTCGTKMRPAGSCYVCEGCGSTSGCS; encoded by the coding sequence ATGACGGAGACGGCCGGGGCACGATCCCGTTCGCGGCGGGGCGGCAAGGGTCTGAAGATCGAGCGCATCTACACCACGCCCGGTGTTCACCCCTACGACGAGGTCACCTGGGAGAAGCGTGACGTCGTCCAGCAGAACTGGAAGACCGGCGAGACGATCTTCGAGCAACGCGGCGTGGAGTTCCCCGACTTCTGGTCGGCGAACGCCTCCACCATCGTGACCACCAAGTACTTCCGCGGGGCCGTCGGCACCGACGCCCGGGAGACCGGCCTCAAGCAGCTGATCGACCGGGTCGTGCTGACCTACACGGCGGCCGGCAAGGAGCACGGCTACTTCGCCACCGACGAGGACGCCGAGGTCTTCGAGCACGAGCTCACGTATGCCCTGGTGCACCAGATCTTCAGCTTCAACTCCCCGGTGTGGTTCAACGTCGGCACCAAGAGCCCGCAGCAGGTCTCCGCGTGCTTCATCCTGTCGGTCGACGACTCGATGGACTCGATCCTGAACTGGTACAAGGAAGAGGGCTTCATCTTCAAGGGCGGCTCGGGCGCCGGGCTGAACCTGTCCCGTATCCGCTCCTCCAAGGAGCTGCTCTCCTCCGGCGGCACCGCCTCCGGCCCGGTCTCCTTCATGCGTGGCGCCGACGCGTCCGCGGGGACCATCAAGTCCGGTGGCGCCACCCGCCGCGCGGCCAAGATGGTCGTCCTCGACGTGGACCACCCGGACATCGAGGAGTTCATCGAGACCAAGGCGCGCGAGGAGGACAAGATCCGCGCCCTGCGCGACGCCGGCTTCGACATGGACCTGGGCGGCGCAGACATCGTGTCGGTGCAGTACCAGAACGCCAACAACTCGGTCCGGGTCACCGACGAGTTCATGAAGGCCGTCGAGGACGGCAGCGACTTCGGCCTGCGGTCCCGGATGGACGGCTCGGTCATCGACACCGTCGACGCCCGCGAGCTGTTCCAGAAGATGGCGGTCGCCGCCTGGGAGTGCGCCGACCCCGGCATCCAGTACGACGACACCATCAACGACTGGCACACCAACCCCGAGACCGGCCGGATCACCGCGTCCAACCCGTGCTCGGAGTACATGTCGCTGGACAACTCCTCGTGCAACCTGGCCAGCCTGAACCTGCTGAAGTTCCTGCGCGACGACAACACCTTCGACGTTGAGAAGTACCAGGCCGTCGCCGAGCTGGTCATCACCGCGATGGACATCTCGATCTGCTTCGCCGACTTCCCGACCGAGCCGATCGGTGAGACCACGCGCAACTACCGTCAGCTGGGCATCGGCTACGCCAACCTGGGCGCGCTGCTCATGGCGACCGGTCGCGGCTACGACACCGAGGGTGGCCGCTCGCTCGCCGCGACGCTGACCTCGCTGCTCACCGGCGCCGCCTACAAGCGTTCCGCCGAGCTGGCCGCCGTGGTCGGGCCGTACGCCGGCTACGCCCGCAACGCCGACGCCCACAAGCGGGTCATGCGCAAGCACCAGGCCGCCAACGACGAGATCCGCACCCTGCACGGGATGGACGCCGACGTCCACAAGGCCGCCACCAAGGCGTGGGACGCCGTGGTGAAGGTGGGGGAGAAGAACGGCTACCGCAACGCCCAGGCGTCGGTGCTGGCCCCGACCGGGACCATCGGCTTCATGATGGACTGCGACACCACCGGCATCGAGCCGGACTTCTCGCTGGTCAAGTTCAAGAAGCTGGTCGGCGGCGGCTCCATGCAGATCGTCAACCAGACGATCCCGCGGGCGCTGAAGATCCTCGGCTACACCGAGGAGACCATCGAGGCGATCGTGGAGTTCATCGCCGACAAGGGCCACGTCATCGATGCGCCGGGCCTGAAGCCGGAGCACTACGAGGTCTTCGACTGCGCGATGGGCGCCCGGGCGATCAAGCCGATGGGCCACGTGCGGATGATGGCCGCCACCCAGCCGTTCCTGTCCGGTGCCATCTCCAAGACGGTCAACCTGCCGGAGAGCGCCACGGTCGAGGAGATCGCTGACGTCTACATGCAGGGCTGGAAGCTCGGCCTCAAGGCGCTGGCCGTCTACCGGGACAACTGCAAGGTCGGTCAGCCGCTCTCGGACGGCAAGAAGGACGAGAAGAAGGACGACGAGTCCATCGAGTCCGAGGCCAAGGTCGAGAAGGTCATCGAGTACCGTCCGGTGCGCAAGCGGCTGCCGAAGCGGCGCACCTCGCAGACCACGTCCTTCGCCGTGGGCGGCGCCGAGGGCTACCTGACCGCCGGCACCTACGACGACGGCGACCTGGGCGAGATCTTCCTCAAGTTCGGCAAGCAGGGCTCGACCCTGGCCGGCGTGATGGACGCCTTCTCGATCGCGGTCTCGATCGGCCTGCAGTACGGCGTGCCGCTGGAGACCTTCGTGGAGAAGTTCACCAACCTGCGGTTCGAGCCGGCTGGCCTGACCGACGACCCGGACGTGCGGATGGCGCAGTCGATCATGGACTACGTGTTCCGCCGGCTGGCGCTGGACTACATGGACTTCGACACCCGCAGCTTCATGGGCATCCACACGGCTGAGGAGCGGGCCCGCGAGCTGGAGACCGGGTCCTACCTCGCCGACGAGTCCGGCGACGAGAAGGAGTCCCTCGAGGACGAGCTGGAGTCCTACAGCCAGTCCCCGGCCCCGGCCAGCAAGCGCCAGGAGAAGGTCGAGGAGATCGCCGACCAGTCTGGTGCGGGCGCCGCCTCGGCCCGGGTCACCGAGCCGACCGTGCACTCCTCCGCAGAGCTGCTCGAGCAGTTCCAGGGCAAGTCCGCCGACGCCCCGATCTGCATGACCTGCGGCACCAAGATGCGCCCTGCCGGGTCCTGCTACGTGTGCGAAGGCTGCGGGAGCACCAGCGGCTGCAGCTGA
- a CDS encoding HNH endonuclease, with product MADESWTFEPGDLTTRSEVKDLYGGSIFGGIEPSRSTANVMVYSDPSQGEQHGYNYDGWDRSEREVFHYTGEGQVGDQDPGAAGNGAILRHDSEGRALRLFEVASRKRSGGKLQRYVGEFYIDPDDPWRFEDAPDRNGEIRKVVVFRLLAVEPAVSREVSSAPIVAEGSRGRESAAPKLSISENLDRRKIVMEWLSARSHDGSEPLSLESLQDFEMGGVSVRLVGGPGEVWSPPGFGGPLSIRNTQGAVRELSQRDGLLRWIPSASSRGGPALRQAMKARLPLILFQDVGGGLFLPIFPVYVAAEQDGVFLFALDELYGLVPTEPESPAEEVLRRYARAEVKRRLHQPVFRAMVLRAYRNRCSVCALAHVELLDAAHIVGDSEDQGIAAVRNGLALCKLHHAAFDSHIMGITPSLHVEVAYRILDEVDGPTLKHSLQGRHGQRLMILPDLRTEYPDPELLEQHYELFQRTGGSA from the coding sequence ATGGCGGATGAGTCATGGACCTTCGAGCCAGGTGACCTCACCACCCGCTCGGAGGTCAAGGACCTGTATGGCGGATCGATCTTCGGCGGCATCGAGCCCTCTCGAAGTACCGCGAACGTCATGGTGTATTCCGACCCAAGCCAAGGCGAACAGCACGGTTACAACTATGACGGTTGGGATCGGTCGGAGAGGGAGGTCTTTCACTACACCGGGGAAGGTCAGGTAGGTGACCAGGACCCCGGGGCGGCAGGTAACGGAGCGATCCTCAGACACGATAGCGAAGGGCGGGCCTTGCGCCTGTTCGAAGTGGCTAGCCGAAAACGATCTGGCGGCAAGCTCCAGCGCTACGTCGGTGAGTTCTACATCGACCCAGACGACCCATGGCGTTTTGAGGATGCGCCTGACCGGAACGGGGAGATCCGGAAGGTAGTGGTCTTCCGCCTCCTGGCCGTAGAACCGGCCGTCAGTCGAGAAGTCAGTTCCGCTCCGATCGTTGCTGAGGGCTCCCGCGGTCGTGAGTCGGCTGCGCCCAAACTCTCAATCTCCGAGAACCTGGATCGTCGCAAAATCGTCATGGAGTGGCTCAGCGCTCGAAGCCACGACGGCAGTGAACCCTTGAGTCTCGAGTCGCTGCAGGACTTCGAGATGGGTGGAGTCTCAGTGCGTCTCGTCGGCGGCCCTGGCGAGGTGTGGTCCCCGCCAGGATTTGGCGGTCCCCTTTCCATCCGGAATACGCAGGGTGCCGTCCGTGAGCTATCCCAACGCGACGGCCTGCTGCGGTGGATACCGTCTGCATCCTCTCGAGGGGGGCCGGCCTTGCGCCAAGCCATGAAGGCGAGGTTGCCCCTGATCTTGTTCCAGGACGTGGGTGGCGGGTTATTCCTACCGATCTTTCCGGTCTACGTCGCGGCAGAGCAGGACGGAGTCTTCCTGTTCGCGCTAGACGAGTTGTACGGACTCGTTCCGACGGAGCCCGAATCGCCGGCTGAGGAAGTGCTTCGCCGTTACGCACGCGCGGAGGTGAAGCGTCGCCTGCACCAACCCGTGTTTCGGGCGATGGTTCTTCGGGCATACCGAAATCGATGCTCTGTCTGTGCGCTGGCGCACGTGGAACTCCTCGATGCAGCGCACATCGTGGGTGACTCTGAGGATCAGGGAATCGCGGCCGTCAGGAATGGTTTGGCGCTGTGCAAACTGCACCATGCCGCATTCGACTCCCACATCATGGGGATCACGCCCTCGTTGCACGTTGAGGTTGCCTACCGGATCTTGGACGAGGTCGATGGGCCTACCCTCAAGCATTCGCTGCAGGGGAGGCATGGTCAGCGGCTGATGATCCTGCCGGATCTGAGGACGGAATATCCGGATCCAGAGTTGCTTGAGCAGCACTACGAATTGTTTCAAAGGACTGGCGGTTCCGCATAG
- the ribB gene encoding 3,4-dihydroxy-2-butanone-4-phosphate synthase, with protein MNAFQPVPTEQDSVDAAVGAALESLRQGRPVLVLDDADRENEGDVILAAETLSTEWLGWTVRHSSGYVCAPMPAEWADRLELPLMVTQNADPLRTAYTITVDAADGVTTGISATDRARTIRLLGDPTTGPQDLIRPGHVVPLRARAGGVLERPGHTEAAVDLCTAAGLTPVGAIAELVDDAGEPLRGPAVHALAEAHDLPVITIAELIAWRRRHQRVRRAATTQLPTAHGLFTVHGYRDTTTGAEHVALVSPRGAGEVAPLVRVHSECLTGDTFGSRRCDCGPQLDDALRRVADEGGVVVYLRGHEGRGIGLVDKLRAYAVQDTGVDTVDAQTALGLPVDAREYGAAAAILTDLGIGTLRLITHNPDKVAALQAAGLTVADVLASHTPPVPEAAGYLHAKRTRLGHVSIPGAVDTRSDHDHDDHEHAVPVAALTRRTG; from the coding sequence GTGAACGCCTTCCAGCCGGTCCCGACGGAGCAGGACTCCGTGGACGCCGCGGTCGGGGCGGCGCTGGAGTCGCTGCGGCAGGGCCGGCCGGTGCTCGTGCTCGACGACGCCGACCGGGAGAACGAGGGCGACGTCATCCTGGCTGCCGAGACGCTCAGCACCGAGTGGTTGGGCTGGACCGTGCGGCACAGCTCCGGCTACGTCTGCGCCCCGATGCCGGCCGAGTGGGCCGACCGCCTCGAGCTCCCGCTCATGGTGACGCAGAACGCGGACCCGCTGCGGACGGCATACACGATCACGGTGGACGCGGCCGACGGGGTGACCACGGGGATCAGCGCCACCGACCGCGCGCGGACCATCCGGCTGCTCGGCGACCCGACGACCGGGCCGCAGGACCTGATCCGGCCCGGCCACGTGGTGCCGCTGCGGGCCAGGGCGGGTGGGGTGCTGGAGCGTCCCGGCCACACCGAGGCCGCGGTCGACCTGTGCACCGCCGCCGGCCTCACCCCTGTCGGCGCGATCGCCGAGCTCGTCGACGACGCGGGCGAGCCGCTGCGGGGCCCGGCCGTGCACGCCCTCGCGGAGGCCCACGACCTGCCGGTGATCACCATCGCCGAGCTGATCGCCTGGCGCCGCCGGCACCAGCGGGTGCGGCGGGCGGCGACGACACAGCTGCCGACCGCGCACGGACTGTTCACCGTGCACGGCTACCGGGACACCACGACCGGGGCCGAGCATGTCGCCCTCGTCTCCCCGCGCGGCGCGGGTGAGGTCGCGCCGCTCGTCCGGGTGCACTCCGAGTGCCTCACCGGGGACACCTTCGGCTCGCGGCGCTGCGACTGCGGCCCCCAGTTGGACGACGCCCTGCGGCGGGTGGCCGACGAGGGTGGGGTCGTGGTCTACCTGCGCGGACACGAGGGCCGGGGGATCGGCCTGGTCGACAAGCTGCGCGCGTATGCCGTGCAGGACACCGGCGTGGACACCGTCGACGCCCAGACCGCGCTCGGCCTGCCGGTCGACGCGCGGGAGTACGGCGCGGCGGCCGCGATCCTCACCGACCTCGGGATCGGGACGCTGCGGCTGATCACGCACAACCCGGACAAGGTGGCGGCGCTGCAGGCCGCCGGCCTCACGGTGGCCGACGTGCTCGCCTCGCACACGCCGCCCGTCCCCGAGGCCGCGGGATACCTGCACGCCAAGCGGACCCGGCTGGGGCACGTCTCGATCCCCGGCGCCGTGGACACCCGGAGCGACCACGACCACGACGACCATGAACACGCGGTCCCGGTGGCCGCACTGACCAGGAGGACCGGATGA
- a CDS encoding DMT family transporter, with protein sequence MTFRPSSPSARTARDLTPQPTTSGFGLLVIAGLLWGTGGVTGAALADATGLGGPAVATYRIGLGGLLLVLVLLAQRRRVPRGRPAVTRILLTGLLAALFQGCYFAGVQLASVSIATLIAIGSAPMVVILTQSVRQHRLPTVRQLRPVVLGITGLAVLVLGPGGGDRGPDLLAGTALALAAGAAFAIFTMLGARRHVGTDAPMVTGYGFLAGGVMLAVVTVPFSPMTFAPTVKGLGLLTLLAVVPTALAYTVYFRGLPHAGAATATVVALLEPLTATVLAVLLLGEPLSLPLVLGGALLLSSVLDARPRVPNEHPAPHQR encoded by the coding sequence ATGACCTTCCGTCCATCCTCACCTTCAGCACGCACAGCACGCGACCTCACTCCGCAACCCACGACCTCCGGGTTCGGTCTCCTCGTCATCGCCGGCCTCCTCTGGGGCACCGGTGGTGTCACCGGCGCCGCCCTCGCCGACGCCACCGGCCTGGGCGGACCAGCGGTCGCCACCTACCGGATCGGACTCGGTGGCCTGCTGCTGGTCCTCGTCCTCCTGGCGCAGCGACGCCGGGTGCCCCGGGGGCGTCCCGCTGTCACCCGGATCCTGCTGACCGGCCTGCTCGCGGCGCTCTTTCAGGGCTGCTACTTCGCCGGGGTGCAACTGGCGTCGGTGAGCATCGCCACGCTGATCGCGATCGGCTCGGCCCCCATGGTCGTCATCCTGACCCAGTCGGTGCGGCAGCACCGGCTCCCCACGGTGCGCCAGCTACGACCCGTGGTGCTCGGCATCACCGGCCTGGCGGTCCTCGTCCTCGGCCCAGGTGGCGGGGACCGCGGGCCGGACCTGCTGGCCGGCACCGCGCTGGCCCTGGCGGCCGGGGCGGCGTTCGCCATCTTCACCATGCTCGGGGCCCGGCGCCATGTGGGCACCGACGCCCCGATGGTGACCGGCTACGGGTTCCTCGCCGGCGGAGTGATGCTCGCCGTCGTCACGGTGCCGTTCAGCCCGATGACCTTCGCCCCGACGGTCAAGGGGCTCGGGCTGCTCACCCTGCTCGCCGTCGTGCCGACCGCACTTGCCTACACGGTCTACTTCCGCGGCCTGCCGCACGCAGGCGCCGCCACCGCGACCGTGGTCGCACTGCTCGAGCCGCTCACGGCCACGGTGCTGGCCGTGCTACTGCTCGGTGAGCCGTTAAGCCTCCCGCTCGTGCTCGGCGGCGCACTGCTGCTCAGCTCGGTCCTGGACGCACGCCCGCGGGTGCCCAACGAGCACCCGGCCCCGCACCAGCGGTAA
- a CDS encoding class I SAM-dependent methyltransferase, with the protein MDGNDVVAGVDGPAEGQGQHPWEQALVRQGWELVEVMERLGPARTGTVFAPRWERSTERGASAYTPLPPTEGLSAFQRAMYESPGNLTRFAWTCALVRPGERVMEIGIGRGFLATMLLRDAGIGGYRGIELEAGNVRAANAMFAANGFADRATAEQGDLYQLTREVVADHGTDLLVCCEVLEHVPDPEAGLKALADALPEGTDLLVSVPLRGRLETIWGHVAMFGAARVRDMLAAAGLTVHHVEPLANTWVFVLASRDPRGSGRSALAAAAVPDLVADLEAPPEWPMRVDNVDVEPVESRWNRRLTSHRVRPADPERNERGAYLEATAEADPALAANLGRLGRGPLRRVPALRGAKGHYAGMQFRCTGVRGVRFELDPLDIDGVVAFYADFYAGGTRVARWKWDMTKRPKSKHPTFMLEERRSGTYFRKAQVGDVSTADAFELHAQVEQGATVRFGVRRLGWLR; encoded by the coding sequence ATGGACGGGAACGACGTCGTCGCGGGGGTCGACGGCCCCGCCGAGGGGCAGGGTCAGCATCCGTGGGAGCAGGCGCTGGTGCGACAGGGCTGGGAGCTCGTCGAGGTGATGGAGCGGCTGGGCCCCGCCCGGACGGGCACGGTGTTCGCGCCCCGGTGGGAACGGTCGACCGAGCGGGGCGCGTCGGCATACACGCCGTTGCCGCCGACCGAGGGGCTGTCGGCCTTCCAGCGGGCGATGTACGAGTCGCCGGGCAACCTGACCCGGTTCGCGTGGACCTGCGCCCTGGTGCGCCCGGGGGAGCGGGTGATGGAGATCGGCATCGGCCGCGGGTTCCTGGCCACCATGCTGCTGCGCGACGCGGGGATCGGGGGCTACCGGGGGATCGAGCTGGAGGCGGGCAACGTCCGGGCGGCCAACGCCATGTTCGCCGCGAACGGTTTCGCCGACCGGGCCACCGCCGAGCAGGGCGACCTCTACCAGCTCACCCGTGAGGTGGTCGCCGACCACGGCACCGACCTGCTGGTTTGCTGCGAGGTGCTGGAGCACGTCCCCGACCCCGAGGCCGGGCTGAAGGCGCTGGCCGACGCGCTGCCGGAGGGCACCGACCTGCTGGTCTCGGTCCCGCTGCGAGGCCGGTTGGAGACCATCTGGGGACACGTCGCGATGTTCGGCGCCGCCCGGGTGCGCGACATGCTGGCCGCCGCGGGCCTGACGGTCCACCACGTCGAGCCGCTCGCCAACACGTGGGTCTTCGTGCTGGCCAGCCGCGACCCGCGGGGCAGCGGTCGCTCGGCGCTGGCCGCGGCCGCGGTGCCGGACCTGGTCGCCGACCTGGAGGCCCCGCCCGAGTGGCCGATGCGCGTGGACAACGTGGACGTGGAGCCGGTGGAGTCGCGCTGGAACCGGCGGCTGACCTCCCACCGGGTGCGGCCGGCCGACCCGGAGCGCAACGAGCGGGGGGCCTACCTGGAGGCCACGGCCGAGGCCGACCCCGCGCTGGCCGCGAACCTGGGCCGGCTGGGGCGGGGACCGCTGCGCAGGGTCCCGGCGCTGCGCGGGGCGAAGGGGCACTACGCGGGTATGCAGTTCCGCTGCACCGGTGTCCGCGGGGTCCGGTTCGAGCTCGACCCGCTCGACATCGACGGGGTGGTCGCGTTCTATGCCGACTTCTACGCCGGCGGCACGCGGGTGGCCCGCTGGAAGTGGGACATGACGAAGCGCCCGAAGAGCAAGCACCCGACGTTCATGCTGGAGGAGCGGCGCAGCGGCACCTACTTCCGGAAGGCGCAGGTCGGTGATGTCAGCACCGCCGACGCGTTCGAGCTGCACGCTCAGGTCGAGCAGGGGGCGACCGTCCGCTTCGGCGTGCGGCGGCTGGGCTGGCTGCGCTGA
- the ribH gene encoding 6,7-dimethyl-8-ribityllumazine synthase, with the protein MSGHGAPTVNVDGSGMRVAVVAASWHQEVMGGLLAGAERALAEAGVDRVDVVRVPGSFELPVACARLAKQRYDALVALGVVIRGGTPHFDYVCQAATWGLTQVAVTTGVPVGFGVLTCDDEQQALDRAGLPGSVEDKGHEAATAAIATAAALGGA; encoded by the coding sequence ATGAGCGGGCACGGCGCACCGACGGTGAACGTCGACGGCAGCGGGATGAGGGTGGCGGTCGTCGCCGCCTCCTGGCACCAGGAGGTGATGGGCGGCCTGCTGGCGGGGGCGGAGCGCGCGCTCGCCGAGGCCGGGGTCGACCGGGTGGACGTGGTGCGGGTGCCGGGCAGCTTCGAGCTGCCGGTCGCCTGCGCGCGCCTGGCCAAACAGCGGTATGACGCACTGGTCGCCCTGGGCGTGGTGATCCGCGGTGGCACGCCGCACTTCGACTACGTCTGCCAGGCGGCGACCTGGGGGCTGACCCAGGTCGCGGTGACCACCGGTGTGCCCGTCGGCTTCGGCGTGCTCACCTGCGACGACGAGCAGCAGGCGCTGGACCGTGCCGGGCTCCCTGGGTCGGTCGAGGACAAGGGGCACGAAGCGGCGACGGCCGCGATCGCCACGGCGGCGGCCCTGGGCGGGGCCTGA
- the nrdR gene encoding transcriptional regulator NrdR, with protein sequence MHCPFCRHTDSRVVDSRVQEEGTVIRRRRQCPECGRRFGTVETATLAVTKRSGATEPFSREKVLAGVRKACQGRPVTEDQLQVLAQQVEESIRAMGQAEIDAHEVGLAVLDPLRCLDEVAYLRFASVYQAFDSLEDFEAAITLLRTERDAAPAGGMP encoded by the coding sequence GTGCACTGTCCGTTCTGCCGGCATACCGACTCCCGCGTCGTGGACAGCCGGGTGCAGGAGGAGGGTACGGTCATCCGCCGGCGGCGTCAGTGCCCCGAGTGCGGGCGGCGGTTCGGCACCGTGGAGACGGCCACCCTGGCCGTCACCAAGCGGTCCGGAGCGACGGAACCGTTCAGTCGGGAGAAGGTGCTGGCCGGCGTCCGCAAGGCGTGCCAGGGCCGACCGGTGACCGAGGACCAGTTGCAGGTGCTGGCACAGCAGGTGGAGGAGTCCATCCGCGCGATGGGGCAGGCCGAGATCGACGCCCACGAGGTGGGACTGGCGGTGCTGGACCCGTTGCGCTGCCTCGACGAAGTCGCCTACCTGCGCTTCGCCAGCGTCTACCAGGCGTTCGACTCCCTGGAGGACTTCGAGGCGGCCATCACGCTGCTGCGGACCGAGCGGGACGCGGCGCCAGCAGGGGGCATGCCGTAG
- the ribD gene encoding bifunctional diaminohydroxyphosphoribosylaminopyrimidine deaminase/5-amino-6-(5-phosphoribosylamino)uracil reductase RibD yields the protein MTSTVDREPMRRALRAALRGPAADPNPRVGAVVLDAAGEVVGEGHHAGAGTPHAEVVALAQAGERARGGTAYVTLEPCSHTGRTPPCTRALLDAGVAAVVYAVSDPSAEAGGGAQVLRGHGVRVSEGAAAVGAELAQEAEQLVAAFSFAVRHGRPRVVWKMATTLDGRIAAADGSSAWITSPEARADAQQLRAASGAVMVGTGTALADDPSLTARHDDGTLRERQPLRVVVGHRDLPQGARLLDGQAETLRLPTHDPAEALSALHARQVRQVLLEGGATLAAACWRAGLIDEVVSYLAPALLGAGPAAVGDLGITTIDGIARLEVTDLRRVGPDIRFTARPVGTQKEI from the coding sequence ATGACCAGCACGGTGGACCGTGAGCCGATGCGCCGCGCGCTGCGCGCTGCGCTGCGCGGCCCCGCCGCCGACCCCAACCCGCGGGTGGGTGCGGTCGTGCTGGACGCCGCCGGCGAGGTCGTCGGGGAGGGCCACCACGCCGGAGCGGGCACCCCGCACGCCGAGGTCGTCGCGCTGGCGCAGGCGGGGGAGCGGGCCAGGGGCGGGACGGCATACGTCACCCTCGAGCCCTGCTCGCACACCGGGCGCACCCCGCCGTGCACCCGCGCCCTGCTCGACGCCGGAGTGGCAGCGGTCGTGTATGCCGTGTCCGACCCCAGTGCGGAGGCCGGCGGCGGGGCGCAGGTGCTGCGCGGGCACGGGGTGCGGGTGAGCGAGGGAGCAGCGGCCGTCGGTGCCGAACTCGCGCAGGAGGCGGAGCAGCTGGTGGCCGCCTTCAGCTTCGCGGTGCGGCACGGCCGCCCCCGGGTGGTCTGGAAGATGGCCACCACGCTCGACGGGCGGATCGCCGCGGCCGACGGCAGCAGCGCCTGGATCACCTCCCCGGAAGCCCGCGCGGACGCGCAGCAGCTGCGTGCGGCGTCCGGCGCGGTCATGGTCGGGACCGGGACCGCGCTCGCCGACGACCCGTCGCTGACCGCCCGGCACGACGACGGCACCCTCCGGGAGCGCCAGCCGCTACGCGTCGTCGTGGGGCACCGCGACCTGCCCCAGGGCGCCCGCCTGCTGGACGGCCAGGCCGAGACGCTGCGCCTGCCCACCCACGACCCCGCGGAGGCGCTCTCCGCCCTGCACGCGCGCCAGGTCCGCCAGGTGCTGCTCGAGGGGGGCGCCACGCTCGCGGCCGCCTGCTGGCGCGCCGGGCTGATCGACGAGGTGGTCAGCTACCTCGCGCCGGCGCTGCTGGGGGCGGGACCGGCCGCCGTGGGGGACCTGGGGATCACGACCATCGACGGGATCGCGCGCCTGGAGGTCACCGACCTGCGCCGCGTCGGCCCCGACATCCGATTCACCGCCCGCCCTGTCGGCACCCAGAAGGAGATCTAG
- a CDS encoding riboflavin synthase yields the protein MFTGIVEELGELVARTELGDSAVLRIRGPLVTAGAGHGDSIAVNGVCLTVTEVGDGEFSTDVMAETLAHTALGDLDPGAPVNLERALRSDGRFGGHVVQGHVDTTTTLLAREPGERWEVVTLALPPEIARYVVHKGSVTLDGVSLTVSAVTDDTFQVSLIPTTLAVTTLGRRAVGERLNVEVDVLAKYVERLLGDRVGQPVGVTS from the coding sequence ATGTTCACCGGAATCGTGGAAGAGCTCGGCGAGCTCGTCGCCCGCACCGAGCTGGGGGACTCGGCCGTGCTCCGGATCCGCGGCCCCCTGGTCACCGCGGGCGCCGGGCACGGCGACTCGATCGCCGTCAACGGCGTCTGCCTGACCGTGACCGAGGTGGGTGACGGCGAGTTCAGCACCGACGTGATGGCCGAGACGCTGGCGCACACCGCCCTCGGCGACCTCGACCCCGGGGCACCGGTGAACCTGGAGCGGGCGCTGCGCTCGGACGGGAGGTTCGGCGGGCACGTCGTCCAGGGGCACGTCGACACCACCACGACGCTGCTGGCCCGGGAACCGGGCGAGCGGTGGGAGGTGGTCACACTTGCCCTCCCGCCGGAGATCGCCCGCTACGTGGTGCACAAGGGCTCGGTCACCCTGGACGGGGTCTCGCTCACCGTCTCGGCGGTGACCGACGACACCTTCCAGGTCTCCCTCATCCCGACCACCCTGGCCGTGACCACCTTGGGCCGCCGTGCCGTGGGGGAGCGGCTGAACGTGGAGGTGGACGTGTTGGCCAAGTATGTCGAGCGGTTGCTGGGCGACCGCGTGGGGCAGCCGGTGGGGGTGACCTCGTGA